One segment of bacterium DNA contains the following:
- a CDS encoding pyridoxal-dependent decarboxylase, which translates to MDAGALEDALSRAGDRPTVLCLQAGDLNTGVFDPFERACSVAHEAGAWVDGAFGLWVATGGRYRHLLNGADLADSWATDAHKWLNVPFDSGLVFVAHPPAHRAAFAQGTSYSVPHGDVRSQKDWNREWSRRGRAFPVYAVIRALGRSGIGAIVDRCCAHAARLVTEIGALPGAEIVAAPVINQGLVRFPATDGDHDRATDGVILRIQASGEAWFGGAAWRGMRVMRVSVCNWRTTDDDVERTVADVRRAIAAAHA; encoded by the coding sequence ATGGATGCCGGCGCGCTCGAGGACGCACTCAGCCGGGCCGGCGACCGCCCAACGGTCCTCTGCCTCCAGGCGGGTGATCTGAATACCGGCGTGTTCGATCCGTTTGAACGCGCGTGTTCGGTGGCTCATGAGGCCGGTGCATGGGTCGACGGGGCGTTTGGCCTCTGGGTGGCCACCGGCGGGCGTTACCGTCATCTGCTCAACGGCGCGGACCTCGCGGACTCCTGGGCCACCGATGCCCACAAGTGGCTCAACGTGCCGTTTGACTCCGGTCTCGTCTTTGTCGCGCACCCGCCGGCCCACCGGGCGGCGTTCGCGCAAGGTACGAGCTATTCGGTCCCGCACGGGGACGTCCGGAGCCAGAAGGATTGGAACCGGGAGTGGTCGCGCCGCGGCCGCGCGTTTCCGGTCTACGCTGTGATTCGGGCGCTGGGCCGTTCGGGAATCGGCGCGATCGTGGACCGCTGCTGCGCACATGCCGCGCGTCTCGTCACAGAGATCGGGGCGCTCCCCGGCGCGGAGATCGTCGCCGCGCCGGTCATCAACCAGGGACTGGTGCGATTCCCGGCCACCGACGGGGACCACGACCGTGCCACCGACGGCGTGATCCTGCGCATCCAGGCAAGCGGCGAGGCCTGGTTCGGCGGCGCCGCGTGGCGCGGGATGCGCGTGATGCGGGTATCTGTCTGCAACTGGCGGACTACGGACGACGACGTGGAACGGACCGTGGCCGATGTGCGCCGTGCCATCGCCGCGGCGCACGCCTGA